From Woronichinia naegeliana WA131, the proteins below share one genomic window:
- a CDS encoding type II toxin-antitoxin system HicB family antitoxin: MKQLKQLTCIIEREGDDFVSLCPQMNIASQGHSVEEARNNLIEAIELFLETASPNEISARAYSEIYVTQIEVAVG; encoded by the coding sequence ATGAAACAACTCAAACAACTAACTTGTATTATTGAGCGCGAAGGCGATGATTTTGTCTCTCTCTGTCCTCAAATGAATATTGCCAGTCAAGGTCATTCTGTAGAAGAAGCCAGAAACAATTTAATCGAGGCGATCGAACTTTTTTTGGAAACAGCTAGTCCTAATGAGATTTCAGCCAGAGCCTACTCAGAAATTTATGTAACACAAATTGAGGTAGCAGTTGGGTAA
- a CDS encoding type II toxin-antitoxin system HicA family toxin: MGKLRVLSAKQVCQILTEQGFIQVRQRGSHIIMQKKIDNSTLTIPVPNYPEIKIGTLQSIIRQSNLSRSLFK, encoded by the coding sequence TTGGGTAAACTACGAGTATTATCGGCTAAACAAGTCTGTCAAATTTTAACCGAACAGGGTTTCATACAAGTTAGACAAAGAGGTAGTCATATCATTATGCAGAAAAAAATTGATAATTCTACGCTCACTATTCCAGTGCCTAATTACCCAGAAATTAAAATCGGTACACTGCAATCTATTATTCGACAATCTAATTTATCTCGCTCTTTATTTAAGTGA
- a CDS encoding carbamoyltransferase, whose product MSYILGISAYYHDSAAALIKAGQIVAAAQEERFSRKKHDARFPTQTICYCLESAGINLRDLDYIVFYEKPLLTFDRLLETYLAYAPQGISSFIQAMSVWLREKLYLKTVLKQELAQIANCKTKELPLLLFGEHHQSHAASAFFPSPFEQAAVLCMDGVGEWATTSLWLGNGNQLTPQWQLDFPHSLGLLYSAFTYYTGFKVNSGEYKLMGLAPYGEPKYVDLILDNLLDLKEDGTFRLNMKYFNYATGLTMTNGQFDRLFGAPPRRAESDLTQREMDIAASVQKVTEEVVLRLAHTAYRELGTDYLCLAGGVALNCVANGRLLREGKFKDIWIQPAAGDAGGAIGAALSAWYQYGNQPRITNGKDAMQGSYLGPNFSLTEIEKYLQDIRAVFHYYTDSELFVQVANLLDQGNVVGWFQGRMEFGPRALGDRSIIGDPRNPKMQSVMNLKIKYRESFRPFAPSVLAEKVGDYFELDRSSPYMLLVAQVKENLRLTMTDQENQLFGIEKLNIPRSTLPAITHVDYSARIQTVQSETNPRYYQLLQAFEQLTGCGVLVNTSFNVRGEPIVCTPEDAYRCFMRTEMDYLVLENYILAKTEQPQWQKDDQWQKEFELD is encoded by the coding sequence GTGAGTTACATCTTAGGCATTTCCGCGTATTATCACGACAGTGCGGCGGCTCTGATTAAAGCCGGTCAGATTGTGGCAGCAGCCCAGGAAGAACGCTTTAGTCGCAAAAAACATGATGCCCGTTTTCCCACCCAGACGATTTGTTATTGTCTGGAAAGTGCAGGAATTAACCTCAGAGATCTCGATTACATTGTCTTTTATGAAAAGCCCCTACTGACCTTTGATCGTCTGCTAGAAACCTATCTGGCCTACGCCCCCCAGGGCATTAGTTCCTTTATTCAAGCTATGTCAGTCTGGTTGCGGGAAAAACTTTATCTCAAAACTGTCCTCAAACAAGAACTGGCGCAAATTGCCAATTGCAAAACCAAAGAATTACCCCTCTTATTATTTGGAGAACATCATCAATCCCATGCGGCCTCGGCTTTTTTTCCCAGTCCCTTTGAACAGGCAGCCGTACTTTGTATGGATGGGGTGGGAGAATGGGCTACAACTTCTTTATGGTTAGGAAATGGCAATCAATTAACCCCCCAATGGCAGCTTGATTTCCCCCATTCTTTAGGGTTATTGTATTCAGCTTTTACCTATTATACAGGTTTTAAAGTTAATTCTGGGGAATATAAATTGATGGGGTTGGCTCCCTACGGTGAACCGAAATATGTGGATCTTATTTTAGATAATTTGCTGGATTTAAAGGAAGATGGGACGTTTCGCCTCAATATGAAGTATTTCAACTATGCCACTGGTTTAACCATGACCAACGGCCAGTTTGATCGTCTCTTTGGTGCGCCACCCCGTCGGGCAGAGAGTGATTTGACGCAACGGGAGATGGATATTGCGGCTTCGGTGCAAAAAGTCACGGAAGAAGTGGTTCTGCGTTTGGCCCATACGGCCTATCGAGAATTGGGAACGGATTATCTTTGTTTGGCCGGAGGAGTAGCTCTCAATTGTGTGGCTAACGGGCGTTTACTCCGAGAAGGCAAGTTTAAAGATATTTGGATTCAACCGGCGGCAGGGGATGCAGGGGGTGCGATCGGGGCAGCTTTATCGGCCTGGTATCAGTATGGTAATCAGCCGCGTATAACTAATGGCAAAGATGCGATGCAAGGTTCCTATTTAGGGCCAAATTTTAGTCTAACTGAAATTGAAAAGTATCTTCAGGATATTCGCGCTGTTTTTCATTATTATACTGATTCTGAACTCTTCGTCCAGGTTGCAAACCTGTTGGATCAGGGCAATGTGGTGGGTTGGTTTCAAGGTCGTATGGAGTTTGGCCCCCGTGCCCTCGGCGATCGCTCCATTATTGGTGATCCCCGTAATCCCAAAATGCAGTCGGTCATGAATTTAAAGATTAAGTACCGAGAATCGTTTCGCCCTTTTGCTCCCTCAGTACTCGCTGAAAAGGTTGGGGATTATTTTGAATTAGATCGCTCTAGTCCCTATATGTTATTGGTTGCTCAGGTTAAAGAAAATTTACGACTAACCATGACCGACCAGGAAAATCAACTTTTTGGCATTGAGAAATTAAATATTCCCCGTTCTACCCTCCCCGCCATTACCCATGTGGACTACTCTGCCAGGATTCAAACGGTTCAGTCTGAAACCAATCCCCGCTATTATCAACTGCTTCAAGCCTTTGAACAATTAACGGGTTGCGGAGTATTAGTGAATACCTCTTTTAATGTGCGGGGGGAACCGATTGTTTGTACACCGGAAGATGCCTATCGCTGTTTTATGCGAACCGAAATGGATTATCTGGTATTAGAAAATTATATTCTGGCTAAAACGGAACAACCTCAATGGCAAAAAGACGATCAATGGCAAAAGGAATTTGAACTAGATTAG
- the upp gene encoding uracil phosphoribosyltransferase, with translation MASQLRVYVPDHPLVKHWLGVARDAATPSVLFKTAMVELGRWLTYEATRYWLPTLDATVQTPLAEATATFINPEIPMAVVPILRAGLGLLEGAQTLLPLAATYHLGLVRDEVTLEPTCYLNKLPDVFPPQTHILLLDPMLATGGSIMAALAYLTERGADPALIRIIGVVAAPLALQKLSATYPSLQVYVAMIDETLNEQGYIVPGLGDAGDRAFGT, from the coding sequence ATGGCTTCCCAACTCCGCGTCTATGTTCCCGATCATCCTCTTGTTAAACATTGGTTAGGGGTAGCCCGCGATGCTGCGACTCCTTCCGTTCTCTTCAAAACAGCAATGGTAGAATTGGGACGATGGTTAACCTACGAAGCGACTCGCTACTGGCTACCCACTTTGGATGCAACGGTGCAAACGCCCTTGGCCGAAGCCACAGCAACCTTTATAAATCCTGAAATACCGATGGCCGTGGTTCCCATTTTGCGGGCGGGTTTAGGACTACTGGAAGGAGCCCAAACCTTGTTACCTTTGGCAGCAACCTACCATCTAGGTTTAGTTCGAGATGAAGTCACCCTAGAACCGACCTGCTATCTCAATAAACTGCCGGATGTTTTTCCACCCCAAACCCATATTCTTTTACTAGATCCGATGTTGGCAACGGGCGGATCGATTATGGCAGCCTTAGCCTATCTCACTGAACGAGGGGCGGATCCAGCTTTGATTCGGATCATCGGAGTGGTTGCGGCTCCCCTGGCTCTACAAAAGTTAAGTGCAACTTATCCTAGTTTGCAGGTCTATGTAGCAATGATTGATGAAACGTTAAATGAACAGGGTTATATTGTTCCAGGCTTGGGTGATGCTGGCGATCGCGCCTTTGGGACTTAA
- the sigC gene encoding RNA polymerase sigma factor SigC: MSHLPYPEDSDEADRMLSGEEELLTVELPDLIFSEVASRQKASTDLVRLYLQDIGRVPLLKREEEVSKAQQIQRYFELLEIRAQAATTGDQLLSDFIQVIHLHDCLVSKLGHRPSYERWGKEASLEVDKLKEILRQGKQKWAELAGITVSELEEQQKVGIRAKEQMIKANLRLVVSVAKKYQHRGLELLDLIQEGTLGLERAVEKFDPTKGYRFSTYSYWWIRQGITRAIATQSRMIRLPVHITEKLNKIKRAQRKISQEKGHTATLDEVAKELEMTPFQVREILTRVPRSVSLEVKVGKEKDTELIDLLETEEISPEETLANESLQKDIQRILGDLTSREQEVIALRYGFQDGTAYSLSDIGRLLNLSRERVRQIEAKALQKLRHPRRRDRIRDYFEALG; encoded by the coding sequence ATGTCACATCTGCCCTACCCGGAGGATTCAGATGAGGCCGATAGAATGTTATCCGGCGAAGAGGAGCTATTGACGGTAGAACTTCCTGACTTAATTTTTAGTGAAGTAGCTAGTCGCCAAAAGGCTTCAACGGATTTAGTCCGCCTTTACCTTCAGGACATTGGCCGAGTGCCGCTCTTAAAACGAGAGGAAGAGGTCAGTAAAGCCCAGCAGATTCAACGCTATTTTGAGTTATTGGAGATTCGTGCTCAAGCAGCGACAACGGGGGATCAACTGCTCAGTGACTTTATTCAAGTTATCCATCTTCATGATTGTCTCGTTTCCAAGTTAGGTCATCGTCCTTCCTATGAACGTTGGGGCAAAGAAGCCTCTCTAGAGGTTGACAAACTAAAGGAGATCCTGAGACAGGGAAAACAGAAATGGGCTGAACTCGCTGGTATAACGGTATCGGAACTTGAAGAACAACAAAAGGTGGGGATTCGGGCTAAAGAGCAAATGATCAAGGCCAATCTCCGTTTGGTGGTATCTGTCGCTAAGAAATATCAACATCGAGGGCTGGAATTATTAGACTTGATTCAAGAAGGGACTTTGGGACTAGAACGGGCAGTGGAAAAATTTGACCCGACCAAGGGGTATCGTTTTAGTACTTATTCCTACTGGTGGATTCGTCAAGGCATTACCAGAGCGATCGCGACCCAAAGCCGAATGATTCGGTTGCCGGTTCATATTACGGAAAAACTTAATAAAATTAAACGCGCTCAACGGAAGATTTCCCAGGAAAAAGGTCATACGGCTACCTTAGACGAAGTGGCGAAAGAACTAGAGATGACTCCTTTCCAGGTAAGGGAAATTCTCACCCGTGTCCCCCGTTCTGTTTCCTTAGAAGTAAAAGTGGGCAAGGAAAAGGATACCGAATTAATTGATTTATTAGAAACAGAAGAAATTTCGCCAGAGGAGACTTTGGCCAATGAGTCTTTGCAGAAGGATATTCAACGCATTTTAGGCGATTTAACGAGTCGAGAGCAGGAAGTGATTGCCCTACGCTACGGTTTTCAAGATGGAACCGCCTATTCTCTGTCCGATATTGGCCGCCTATTAAATCTTTCCAGAGAAAGGGTACGGCAAATTGAGGCCAAAGCTCTTCAGAAACTCCGCCATCCCCGTCGCCGCGATCGCATTCGAGACTATTTTGAGGCCCTAGGTTAG
- the lipA gene encoding lipoyl synthase, with the protein MIVKPEWLRVKAPQWQRVGNVKEILRDLSLNTVCEEASCPNIGECFQAGTATFLIMGPACTRACPYCDIDFEKKPQALDPSEPQRLAEAVKRLNLNHVVITAVNRDDLLDGGASQFVSCINAVRTISQKTTIEVLIPDLCGNWEALAVILSAQPEVLNHNTETIPRLYRRVRPQGDYQRSLTLLEKTKAITPKVYTKSGMMVGLGESDQEVRQVMENLRAVDCDILTLGQYLQPTPKHLEVKDFITPEQFEAWRIFGEAIGFLQVVASPLTRSSYHAEQVQALMKRYPR; encoded by the coding sequence ATGATCGTTAAACCAGAGTGGTTAAGAGTGAAAGCTCCTCAATGGCAACGAGTCGGAAACGTCAAGGAAATCTTACGAGATCTATCTCTCAATACGGTTTGTGAAGAAGCCTCTTGTCCGAATATCGGCGAATGCTTCCAGGCTGGCACAGCCACCTTTCTAATTATGGGTCCAGCCTGTACTCGTGCCTGTCCCTACTGTGATATTGATTTTGAAAAGAAACCCCAAGCGTTAGATCCCAGTGAACCTCAACGTCTAGCCGAAGCGGTTAAGCGTCTTAATCTCAATCATGTGGTGATTACGGCAGTTAATCGAGATGATTTACTCGATGGAGGTGCGTCTCAATTCGTGAGTTGTATTAATGCTGTTCGCACCATTTCCCAAAAAACAACGATTGAAGTTTTGATTCCCGATCTGTGTGGTAATTGGGAAGCTCTAGCAGTGATTTTATCTGCTCAGCCAGAAGTCTTAAACCACAATACAGAAACTATTCCGCGTCTCTATCGTCGGGTACGTCCCCAGGGCGATTATCAGCGATCGCTGACCCTGTTAGAAAAAACGAAGGCAATTACACCAAAGGTTTATACCAAATCAGGGATGATGGTCGGGTTAGGGGAAAGCGATCAGGAAGTTCGTCAAGTGATGGAAAACCTGCGGGCCGTTGACTGTGATATCTTGACCCTAGGCCAATACCTACAGCCAACCCCAAAACATTTAGAAGTTAAGGATTTTATTACACCGGAGCAATTTGAAGCCTGGCGGATTTTTGGCGAAGCGATCGGCTTTTTACAGGTGGTTGCTTCTCCCCTGACCCGTAGTTCGTACCACGCCGAACAGGTACAAGCTTTAATGAAACGTTATCCACGTTAA
- a CDS encoding ISL3 family transposase, with protein MLFFLENLVDLPKVKIRNVIQEGTEAFLILSCQEEEVKCNYCGRLTDELHHTNNLLIRDLPISGQTVYLQVPRRKFYCKKCQRFFTENLEFMEARRKYTVRYEESVYNRVNVSSVEQVSREEALSWDKVHGIYQRQCEKKKKDWQGIKKVGIDEISKRKGHKNFVTVVGDLEKRELIEVIDSHQKDEIIEALMEKPLEVREAVEEVSVDMWGGFPKVIEKVFPNAVIVTDRFHVMKAVNEELNKIRKQTSFTLKIKEEKWLLLKNKKDLTEEELQKLELVLKQSNRLRKAYEYKESFREIYEKVKDKEEGRLKFTEWLENAKSIYTDVISTIRSHLDSICNYFLSRTTNGAMEGINNRLKLIKRQAYGFVNFDNMRSRFLACFS; from the coding sequence ATGTTATTTTTTCTAGAAAATCTGGTAGATTTGCCAAAGGTAAAAATAAGAAATGTTATTCAAGAAGGAACAGAGGCTTTTTTGATACTGAGTTGTCAAGAGGAAGAAGTCAAATGTAATTACTGTGGAAGATTAACCGATGAATTACATCATACCAACAATCTACTCATAAGGGATTTGCCCATTTCTGGTCAAACGGTGTACCTACAAGTCCCTCGTCGTAAGTTTTATTGTAAAAAATGTCAAAGGTTTTTTACAGAAAACCTAGAATTTATGGAAGCACGTAGAAAATATACAGTGCGGTATGAAGAATCTGTGTATAATCGAGTAAATGTGAGCAGTGTGGAACAAGTAAGCCGAGAAGAAGCCCTATCTTGGGATAAAGTTCATGGAATTTATCAACGTCAATGTGAAAAGAAAAAAAAAGATTGGCAAGGGATAAAAAAAGTAGGAATAGATGAAATATCGAAACGAAAAGGTCATAAGAATTTTGTAACAGTGGTAGGAGACCTAGAAAAAAGAGAATTAATAGAAGTAATTGATAGTCATCAAAAAGATGAAATAATTGAAGCCCTGATGGAGAAACCATTAGAGGTAAGAGAAGCTGTCGAGGAAGTGAGTGTGGATATGTGGGGAGGATTTCCAAAAGTAATAGAAAAAGTGTTTCCTAATGCGGTAATTGTGACGGATAGATTTCATGTAATGAAAGCGGTGAATGAAGAATTAAATAAAATCCGTAAACAGACAAGTTTTACTCTAAAAATTAAGGAAGAAAAGTGGCTATTATTAAAAAATAAAAAAGACCTGACAGAGGAGGAATTACAAAAACTAGAATTGGTGTTAAAGCAATCAAATCGTTTACGAAAAGCCTATGAGTATAAAGAATCATTTCGAGAGATATATGAAAAAGTAAAGGACAAGGAGGAAGGACGTTTAAAATTCACAGAATGGCTAGAGAATGCTAAAAGCATTTATACAGATGTAATTAGCACAATTCGGAGTCATTTAGACTCTATTTGTAATTACTTTTTAAGTCGAACAACGAATGGGGCGATGGAAGGAATTAATAATCGTCTGAAGCTAATTAAGCGTCAAGCTTATGGATTTGTTAACTTTGATAATATGCGAAGTCGCTTTTTAGCTTGCTTTTCGTGA